A genomic stretch from Rhodobacterales bacterium HKCCA1288 includes:
- the fdhD gene encoding formate dehydrogenase accessory sulfurtransferase FdhD has product MAAAPLARAVVKATRDGLTSEDRALAEECPVAMVFDGGTQAVMMATPRDLEDFARGFAKTEGFIASDADIREIEIVRHEAGEGIEARLWFDAAQSQALQARRRSMMGPVGCGLCGIDSLAQAMRDIAPLPHDIAPLPLTPLLGAAEALRGHQPLHDETHAVHAAGFFQPSQGIVLAREDVGRHNALDKLIGAMGAAHIDPTAGAIVITSRVSVEMVQKTVIAGAPVLIAVSAPTALALDVADQAGLCVAALARKGQFEIFTHPERIEQG; this is encoded by the coding sequence ATGGCTGCGGCCCCCTTGGCGCGCGCGGTGGTAAAAGCCACCCGTGACGGCCTGACGTCCGAAGATCGTGCCTTGGCCGAAGAATGCCCTGTGGCCATGGTCTTTGATGGGGGCACGCAAGCGGTCATGATGGCCACCCCGCGTGATCTCGAAGATTTCGCGCGGGGCTTTGCCAAGACCGAAGGCTTTATCGCAAGCGATGCCGATATTCGCGAGATTGAGATTGTCCGCCACGAGGCGGGTGAAGGCATTGAAGCGCGGCTTTGGTTTGATGCCGCGCAATCGCAGGCCTTGCAGGCGCGGCGGCGCTCGATGATGGGCCCTGTGGGATGTGGGCTGTGTGGTATTGACAGCCTTGCGCAAGCGATGCGGGATATCGCGCCCTTACCGCACGATATAGCCCCTTTGCCCCTCACCCCGCTTTTGGGCGCGGCGGAGGCCTTGCGGGGGCACCAACCTTTGCACGATGAAACCCATGCGGTTCACGCGGCGGGTTTTTTTCAGCCCTCACAGGGCATTGTCTTGGCGCGCGAGGATGTCGGGCGGCACAATGCGCTTGATAAGCTGATCGGCGCGATGGGGGCGGCACATATTGATCCGACTGCGGGCGCGATTGTGATCACCAGCCGCGTCTCGGTTGAGATGGTGCAAAAAACCGTTATCGCAGGCGCGCCCGTGCTGATCGCGGTTTCCGCACCAACCGCGTTGGCCTTGGATGTTGCAGATCAGGCGGGTCTGTGCGTGGCGGCATTGGCGCGCAAAGGTCAATTTGAAATTTTCACGCATCCCGAGCGGATAGAACAAGGATAG
- a CDS encoding ABC transporter permease, translating into MSDTTNSGPMLAADGTPLKTSLARALRRQKLRALILIAPLLAFVVLTFVVPIGSMLFRSVENQIVSGTLPETVEALDSWDGQDGTLPDETVFQALFFDIFRAAEAKEHTKLGSRLNYERTGLSSMFRTTGRGVDDIGEVFQDWLEDADPAFKDGITWYEMLSGTGGEDVIEARRALWANMVGEGFAGDIEFTLSGEMAALLPQTAAAYSDWAIYTAIADEDVVSEEDPWEAVYAALALDLARADTVSALASYTGAGAGPLANAIAALPSLPQIDFRAAFIEENDGWGDTENWQTIKIYSPDYTTGYFLNAIDMEKGLEGVNARPESQQLYIKLFIRTMIMSLIITGSCILLGYPVAWLLANLPVRSANVLMILVLLPFWTSLLVRTSAWKVLLQQQGVINEILVWLGFVDDANRLILMNNSTGTIIAMTHILLPFMILPLYSVMKTIPSSYLRAAKSLGATNWTAFWRVYFPQSVPGIGAGSILVFILAIGYYITPEIVGGTDGVFISNRIAYHISSSLNWGLAAALGSILLALVLALYWLYDRIVGIDNVKLGG; encoded by the coding sequence ATGAGCGACACCACCAATTCAGGCCCGATGCTGGCGGCGGATGGAACCCCCCTCAAGACGAGCCTCGCCCGTGCCCTCAGACGTCAAAAGCTGCGTGCGCTGATATTGATTGCGCCCCTTTTGGCCTTTGTTGTTTTGACATTTGTTGTCCCGATCGGCTCGATGTTGTTTCGATCGGTAGAAAACCAAATTGTATCTGGCACGCTTCCCGAAACGGTTGAAGCGCTTGACTCTTGGGACGGCCAAGACGGCACCTTGCCAGATGAGACCGTGTTCCAAGCCTTATTTTTCGACATTTTCCGCGCTGCCGAGGCCAAGGAACATACCAAACTTGGCTCGCGCCTAAATTATGAACGCACGGGCCTATCCTCGATGTTCCGCACCACAGGGCGGGGCGTTGATGATATTGGCGAGGTTTTTCAAGATTGGCTTGAAGATGCAGATCCTGCCTTCAAGGATGGGATCACATGGTATGAGATGCTGTCTGGCACAGGCGGCGAAGATGTGATCGAAGCCCGCCGGGCCCTCTGGGCGAATATGGTGGGCGAGGGGTTTGCAGGCGATATTGAGTTTACCCTATCGGGTGAGATGGCAGCACTTCTGCCCCAAACCGCCGCCGCCTATAGTGACTGGGCCATCTATACCGCCATTGCGGATGAGGATGTGGTTTCCGAAGAAGACCCATGGGAGGCAGTATATGCGGCCTTGGCGCTTGATCTGGCGCGCGCTGATACAGTGTCCGCGCTGGCCTCATACACAGGGGCGGGCGCAGGCCCATTGGCCAATGCGATTGCAGCCCTGCCAAGCTTGCCGCAAATTGATTTCCGCGCCGCATTCATCGAAGAAAATGATGGATGGGGCGATACGGAAAACTGGCAAACGATCAAGATTTACAGCCCTGATTACACCACAGGCTATTTCCTCAACGCGATTGATATGGAAAAGGGGCTTGAGGGTGTGAATGCCCGCCCTGAAAGCCAGCAGCTTTATATCAAACTGTTCATTCGTACGATGATCATGTCCTTGATCATCACGGGTTCCTGTATCCTTTTGGGCTATCCCGTGGCGTGGCTTTTGGCCAACCTGCCCGTGCGCAGCGCCAATGTATTGATGATCCTTGTTCTTCTGCCGTTCTGGACATCGCTCTTGGTGCGCACCAGTGCGTGGAAAGTGCTGCTGCAACAGCAAGGCGTGATCAATGAAATCCTTGTCTGGCTTGGATTTGTCGATGATGCAAACCGCCTGATTTTGATGAATAACTCGACAGGCACGATCATTGCGATGACGCATATTTTGCTGCCCTTTATGATTTTGCCGCTTTATTCGGTGATGAAAACCATTCCGTCGTCTTATCTTCGCGCGGCCAAAAGTCTTGGCGCGACCAATTGGACAGCGTTCTGGCGGGTCTATTTCCCACAATCTGTTCCAGGGATTGGGGCGGGGTCGATCCTCGTGTTCATCTTGGCGATTGGCTATTACATCACGCCTGAAATCGTGGGTGGCACAGATGGTGTCTTTATCTCAAACCGCATTGCCTATCATATTTCATCCTCGCTCAACTGGGGCTTGGCGGCGGCTTTGGGGTCGATCCTTCTGGCCTTGGTCTTGGCGCTGTATTGGCTTTATGACCGCATTGTCGGCATTGATAACGTGAAATTGGGGGGCTGA
- a CDS encoding LysR family transcriptional regulator — MIQKLEMLLALAKTQHFGRAAELLGVTQPSLSSGIKQLEDQLGVKLVQRGSRFGGLTPEGQRALEWARRIVGDSRQLREEMRYSREGLSGHLRLAVIPTALTEAARLVSRFSRAHPNVSFSILSRSSAEILKLLENLDADAGVTYLDNEPLGRMVSTGLYRENYAVLCRSDHPFAAQTRVAWAALEGMSLSLLTPDMQNRRILNRNFAAHGLEPKSVVESNSTIVLVSHVIEAGALTVLPQPMAQFLAIGHDLRVIPLEDGALRPEVGLIAPHQEPYTPVFRSLLRVAREMAGEAN, encoded by the coding sequence ATGATCCAAAAATTGGAAATGCTGCTTGCTTTGGCCAAAACCCAACACTTTGGCCGTGCGGCTGAATTGTTGGGGGTTACTCAGCCAAGCCTGTCCTCAGGGATCAAGCAACTGGAAGACCAGCTTGGGGTGAAGCTGGTGCAGCGCGGGTCACGCTTTGGCGGTCTGACCCCTGAGGGGCAACGCGCATTGGAGTGGGCGCGGCGTATCGTGGGCGATAGCCGCCAATTGCGTGAAGAAATGCGTTATAGCCGCGAGGGGTTATCGGGCCATTTGCGCCTTGCGGTGATCCCGACCGCATTGACCGAAGCCGCGCGTCTGGTCAGCCGCTTTTCGCGCGCGCATCCCAATGTCAGTTTTTCTATTCTGTCCCGTTCGTCCGCCGAAATCCTCAAGCTGTTGGAAAATCTCGATGCAGATGCGGGTGTGACCTATTTGGACAATGAGCCTTTGGGACGCATGGTGAGCACGGGGCTCTATCGTGAAAATTACGCGGTTCTGTGCCGATCAGATCACCCTTTTGCGGCACAGACCCGAGTGGCATGGGCCGCGCTCGAGGGGATGAGCCTGAGCCTCCTGACCCCTGATATGCAAAATCGGCGGATCTTGAACCGCAATTTCGCGGCGCATGGTCTCGAGCCAAAATCGGTTGTCGAAAGCAATTCGACCATTGTTCTGGTGAGCCATGTGATCGAGGCAGGTGCGCTGACAGTTTTGCCGCAACCCATGGCGCAGTTCCTTGCCATTGGCCATGATCTGCGGGTGATCCCGTTGGAAGATGGGGCGCTGCGCCCTGAGGTGGGTTTGATCGCCCCCCATCAAGAGCCTTATACCCCCGTTTTCCGAAGCCTTTTACGCGTTGCGCGCGAGATGGCGGGCGAGGCTAATTGA
- a CDS encoding ABC transporter permease — protein MAQSLKLTLKRPSLWGFTAPLTAAVSAAFGYIAGTSFGNPLMGIVAGAVIGAVLAALLHPMAEKRMMARLGVIAIFFAAGLFATNLGGGIAAGLVGAVLSWFVFWIDTGDYRKGVPIYYTGGQTLWHNSFLFICGLIFFFLIAPLFPVMWLSFNAQDFFTFTPEMLAFDPEGYSLKHYRDFLTTDEWMQPLKNSLIIAPIATVISVSLGTLAAIGLSQSHVPGRQTIMAVLISPMIVPLIISATGMFFFYAPLGNWLELTLGLNKSFVGYVKVILAHAVLGVPFVIITVTATLVGFDRSLTRAAANMGANPVTTFFRVQMPLILPGVISGGLFAFITSFDEVVVVLFVGSAQQQTLPWQMFTGLREQISPTILAAATILVTISILLLTTVELLRRRSERLRGLSPS, from the coding sequence ATGGCTCAATCGCTGAAACTTACGCTCAAGCGCCCCTCCCTTTGGGGGTTCACGGCACCCCTGACTGCGGCTGTGTCAGCGGCCTTTGGCTATATCGCAGGCACATCCTTTGGAAATCCGCTCATGGGAATTGTTGCGGGCGCTGTCATTGGGGCCGTATTGGCAGCCTTGCTGCACCCTATGGCTGAAAAGCGGATGATGGCGCGCCTTGGTGTGATTGCGATCTTCTTTGCCGCGGGTCTTTTCGCCACCAATTTGGGAGGCGGGATCGCAGCAGGCCTTGTGGGCGCGGTTCTGTCATGGTTCGTCTTCTGGATCGACACAGGCGATTATCGCAAAGGCGTGCCGATTTATTACACAGGCGGGCAGACCCTTTGGCATAACAGTTTCCTGTTTATCTGTGGGCTGATCTTCTTCTTTCTGATCGCCCCGCTTTTCCCCGTGATGTGGCTGTCGTTTAACGCGCAGGATTTCTTTACCTTCACGCCCGAAATGCTGGCCTTTGACCCCGAGGGGTATTCGCTGAAGCATTACCGCGATTTCCTGACCACGGATGAGTGGATGCAGCCGCTGAAAAACTCGCTGATCATTGCGCCGATTGCGACTGTTATCTCGGTTAGTCTTGGCACATTGGCGGCCATCGGTTTGTCGCAATCACATGTGCCTGGGCGTCAAACCATCATGGCGGTTTTGATCTCGCCCATGATCGTGCCTTTGATCATCTCAGCGACAGGGATGTTCTTTTTCTACGCCCCTCTTGGTAATTGGTTGGAACTGACCTTGGGTCTGAACAAGTCCTTCGTGGGATATGTGAAAGTGATCTTGGCGCATGCCGTTTTGGGCGTGCCCTTTGTGATCATCACAGTGACCGCCACGCTTGTTGGCTTCGATCGGTCGCTGACGCGGGCGGCGGCGAATATGGGCGCCAACCCTGTGACCACCTTCTTCCGTGTGCAGATGCCGCTGATTTTGCCGGGTGTTATCTCAGGCGGTCTGTTCGCCTTTATCACCTCGTTTGACGAGGTTGTCGTGGTGCTGTTTGTTGGTTCAGCGCAGCAGCAGACCCTGCCTTGGCAGATGTTCACGGGCCTCCGCGAACAAATCTCGCCAACGATTTTGGCGGCGGCCACGATCCTTGTGACCATCTCTATCCTGCTTTTGACCACAGTCGAACTTTTGCGCCGCAGATCAGAGCGCCTGAGGGGCCTCAGCCCAAGCTGA
- a CDS encoding formate dehydrogenase subunit gamma, which translates to MPRDHADANDQDITAIVMRHMGMEGPLLPMLHALQEEFGYIPEAARPIICDALNITGAELHGVISFYHDFRTAPSARHSLKICRAEACQAVGGKALSDRILAMLGLDWGQARADGKLVVEPVYCLGLCACAPAAMLDGKLIGRATEEKISKTLSEAGL; encoded by the coding sequence ATGCCCCGCGACCATGCTGATGCGAATGATCAAGACATCACGGCGATTGTGATGCGCCATATGGGGATGGAGGGGCCTCTGCTGCCCATGCTGCATGCCTTACAAGAGGAATTTGGGTATATTCCTGAAGCGGCCCGCCCGATCATTTGCGATGCGCTCAACATCACAGGCGCGGAATTGCACGGGGTGATCAGCTTTTATCATGATTTTCGCACAGCGCCGTCCGCGCGGCACAGCTTGAAAATCTGCCGCGCTGAGGCCTGTCAGGCTGTTGGCGGCAAGGCGCTGTCTGATCGCATTCTGGCGATGCTTGGACTGGATTGGGGGCAGGCGCGCGCCGATGGGAAATTGGTGGTTGAGCCTGTCTATTGTCTGGGCCTATGCGCCTGTGCGCCTGCGGCTATGCTGGATGGCAAATTGATCGGTCGCGCCACCGAAGAAAAAATCAGCAAAACCTTGTCGGAGGCGGGCCTATGA
- a CDS encoding formate dehydrogenase subunit delta, translating into MASDKLITMANQIATFFESQKGDDLAERVAAHLNDFWGPEMRADFAHLVSDPSQAGRLHPLARDAVALLRLPQDV; encoded by the coding sequence ATGGCATCGGATAAGCTGATTACGATGGCGAACCAGATCGCCACATTTTTCGAAAGCCAAAAAGGCGATGACTTGGCCGAACGTGTTGCGGCCCATCTGAACGATTTTTGGGGGCCAGAGATGCGCGCTGATTTCGCGCATCTGGTGAGTGACCCGTCACAGGCTGGCCGATTGCATCCGTTGGCACGCGATGCTGTGGCATTGTTGCGTCTGCCTCAAGACGTTTGA
- a CDS encoding NADH-quinone oxidoreductase subunit NuoF — translation MKKIYIPRDAAAKALGSDEVAAALADALMARGEEAQIIRNGSRGMIWLEPLVEIEENGTRLAYGPIAADQVEDLLAGKIETLGPVEDIPFFAKQNRLTFARCGLIDPLSLSDYRAHGGLVGLSRASAMCAADIVAEVIASGLRGRGGAGFPTGIKWKTVSEAAGPQKYIVCNADEGDSGTFADRMIMEGDPFCLIEGMAIAGLATGATRGFVYIRSEYPDAIEVMEQAVTIARAEGVLGDDVLGSGKAFDLEIRVGAGAYVCGEETSLLNSLEGKRGVVRAKPPLPALEGFLGRPTVVNNVLSLATIPVIFEKGAAHYASFGLGRSKGTMPIQIAGNVARGGLFETAFGMPLGELVNEIAGGTATGRPVKAVQVGGPLGAYMPPSKFDTPFAYEEFDGQGGLIGHAGVVVFDDSADMVQMARFAMEFCAVESCGKCTPCRIGARRGVETIERIAAGDATAIPLLTDLCETMKDGSLCALGGFTPYPVMSALQNFPDEFGATPANQAAE, via the coding sequence ATGAAAAAGATTTACATCCCCCGCGATGCCGCCGCCAAGGCGCTTGGGTCTGATGAGGTTGCGGCTGCTTTGGCCGATGCGCTTATGGCGCGTGGGGAAGAGGCGCAGATCATCCGCAACGGAAGTCGCGGGATGATCTGGCTAGAACCTCTGGTCGAGATCGAAGAAAATGGCACCCGTTTGGCTTACGGCCCGATTGCCGCGGATCAAGTCGAGGATCTTCTGGCAGGCAAGATCGAGACGCTCGGCCCTGTCGAAGATATTCCGTTTTTTGCCAAGCAAAACCGTCTGACTTTTGCGCGCTGCGGTTTGATTGATCCGCTCAGCTTGTCGGATTACCGCGCTCACGGTGGCCTTGTGGGACTGTCTCGTGCCTCTGCCATGTGTGCCGCTGACATTGTCGCAGAGGTGATCGCCTCTGGATTGCGCGGGCGTGGTGGTGCAGGCTTCCCGACTGGGATCAAGTGGAAAACTGTCTCAGAGGCGGCAGGCCCTCAGAAATACATCGTTTGCAACGCAGACGAGGGGGATAGCGGAACCTTCGCGGATCGGATGATCATGGAAGGGGATCCTTTCTGCTTGATTGAAGGCATGGCGATTGCAGGTCTGGCCACAGGGGCCACGCGCGGGTTTGTATATATCCGTTCCGAATATCCCGATGCGATTGAAGTGATGGAACAGGCGGTCACCATCGCCCGTGCCGAAGGCGTTTTGGGTGACGATGTGTTGGGATCAGGCAAAGCCTTTGATCTTGAGATCCGTGTGGGGGCAGGGGCCTATGTTTGCGGCGAAGAGACATCGCTTTTGAATAGCCTTGAGGGCAAACGCGGTGTTGTGCGCGCCAAGCCGCCGCTGCCCGCCTTAGAGGGTTTTCTAGGGCGGCCAACCGTTGTGAATAACGTCCTGTCCTTGGCAACGATCCCCGTGATTTTCGAAAAAGGTGCGGCGCATTATGCCAGTTTCGGCCTTGGTCGATCTAAAGGGACGATGCCAATCCAGATTGCAGGCAACGTTGCCCGTGGCGGGTTGTTTGAAACCGCCTTTGGGATGCCTTTGGGCGAATTGGTCAACGAGATTGCAGGCGGCACCGCTACGGGGCGGCCCGTCAAAGCGGTTCAGGTGGGCGGCCCCTTGGGTGCCTATATGCCCCCGTCCAAATTCGACACGCCTTTTGCCTATGAGGAATTTGATGGGCAAGGTGGGCTAATCGGGCATGCGGGCGTGGTCGTCTTTGACGACAGCGCCGACATGGTTCAGATGGCGCGGTTTGCGATGGAATTCTGCGCGGTGGAATCTTGCGGGAAATGCACGCCCTGCCGCATTGGGGCAAGACGCGGGGTGGAAACCATCGAGCGCATTGCCGCGGGGGATGCGACCGCAATCCCCTTGTTGACCGATCTATGCGAGACGATGAAAGACGGCTCGCTCTGCGCGCTTGGCGGGTTCACGCCTTACCCGGTCATGTCGGCGCTTCAGAATTTTCCAGATGAATTTGGGGCCACCCCCGCCAATCAGGCCGCGGAATAG
- the fdhF gene encoding formate dehydrogenase subunit alpha, with protein sequence MKDFIIPWDDRDMGTPAKTGAPVSLTIDGVAVTVPEGTSVMRAAAEAGLSIPKLCATDSLEAFGSCRLCVVEIEGRRGTPASCTTPVAEGMVVHTQNAKLHKLRRGVMELYISDHPLDCLTCAANGDCELQDMAGAVGLRDVRYSATEGATIANHFTARDTNGDLNPEYLPKDESNPYFTYDPSKCIVCNRCVRACEEVQGTFALTIEGRGFDSRVSAGGPLDDFLSSDCVSCGACVQACPTATLQEKSVIELGTPQRSVVTTCAYCGVGCSFKAELNGDQLVRMVPYKHGKANRGHSCVKGRFAYGYATHKDRILNPMIRDDISEPWREVSWEEALGFAAQKLRGIQAKYGQKSIGVITSSRCTNEETFLVQKLARAVFGNNNTDTCARVCHSPTGYGLGQTFGTSAGTQDFDSVAHADVVVVIGANPTDGHPVFASRLKKRLRQGAKLIVIDPRRIDLVKSAHIKAAHHLPLKPGTNVAVVTAMAHVIVTEGLANEAYIRERCDWDEFEDYAEFISDPRHSPEAVEALTGVPAAELSAAARLYATGGNGAIYYGLGVTEHSQGSTTVMGIANLAMLTGNVGREGVGVNPLRGQNNVQGSCDMGSFPHELPGYRHVKNADVRAIFEQAWGVEIDPEPGLRIPNMLDAAVAGKFKGLYCQGEDILQSDPDTKHVAAGLAAMDCVIVHDLFLNETANYAHVFLPGSTFLEKDGTFTNAERRINRVREVMAPKAGMADWEVTQALANAMGAGWNYTHPSQIMEEIAATTPSFAGVDYAVLEEKGSVQWPCNEANPEGTPLMHVDGFVRGKGRFILTEYVATDERTGPRFPLLLTTGRILSQYNVGAQTRRTENTVWHEEDVLEIHPHDAETRGIKEGDYVKLASRSGETSLRAKITDRVSPGVVYTTFHHPQTQANVITTDFSDWATNCPEYKVTAVQVSQSNGPTEWQESYEAQAKAARRILPAAE encoded by the coding sequence ATGAAAGATTTTATCATTCCTTGGGATGACCGCGACATGGGAACGCCCGCTAAGACGGGCGCGCCTGTCAGTCTGACGATTGATGGTGTGGCGGTTACTGTGCCAGAGGGCACAAGCGTTATGCGCGCCGCAGCCGAGGCGGGGTTGTCGATCCCCAAGCTCTGCGCCACAGACAGCCTTGAGGCCTTTGGCTCTTGCCGTTTATGCGTTGTCGAAATTGAGGGGCGGCGCGGCACGCCCGCCTCCTGCACGACACCCGTGGCCGAAGGTATGGTGGTTCATACCCAAAACGCCAAGCTGCACAAACTGCGCCGCGGGGTGATGGAATTGTATATCAGCGATCACCCGCTTGATTGTTTGACATGTGCCGCCAATGGCGATTGCGAATTGCAGGACATGGCGGGCGCGGTTGGATTGCGCGATGTGCGCTATAGTGCGACCGAAGGGGCGACTATCGCCAACCATTTCACCGCGCGTGACACCAATGGGGATCTCAACCCCGAATATTTACCCAAGGATGAAAGCAATCCTTATTTCACCTATGACCCCTCCAAATGTATCGTTTGCAACCGCTGTGTTCGGGCCTGCGAGGAAGTGCAAGGCACGTTTGCCCTGACCATCGAAGGGCGCGGGTTTGACAGCCGTGTATCTGCGGGCGGCCCGTTGGATGATTTCCTCAGTTCGGATTGCGTGTCATGCGGTGCTTGCGTGCAGGCCTGTCCAACGGCAACCTTGCAGGAAAAATCTGTCATCGAATTGGGCACGCCGCAACGCTCGGTCGTGACCACATGCGCCTATTGCGGTGTGGGCTGTTCGTTCAAAGCAGAATTGAATGGCGATCAATTGGTGCGGATGGTGCCCTATAAACATGGCAAGGCCAATCGCGGGCATTCTTGCGTGAAGGGGCGCTTTGCCTATGGCTATGCCACCCATAAAGACCGCATTTTGAACCCGATGATCCGCGATGACATCTCCGAGCCATGGCGTGAAGTGTCATGGGAGGAGGCGCTTGGCTTCGCCGCGCAAAAACTGCGGGGCATTCAGGCGAAGTATGGCCAGAAATCCATCGGCGTGATCACCTCAAGCCGTTGCACGAACGAAGAAACCTTCCTTGTGCAAAAATTGGCGCGTGCGGTGTTCGGCAATAACAACACCGACACTTGTGCGCGGGTCTGTCATTCGCCAACCGGTTATGGCTTGGGCCAGACCTTTGGCACATCGGCAGGGACGCAAGATTTTGACTCGGTCGCACATGCGGATGTGGTTGTCGTGATTGGGGCCAACCCAACCGATGGCCACCCCGTTTTCGCAAGCCGTCTGAAAAAGCGCCTGCGCCAAGGGGCAAAGCTGATCGTGATCGACCCACGCCGCATTGATCTGGTGAAATCCGCCCATATCAAGGCCGCGCATCACCTGCCGTTGAAACCAGGCACCAATGTGGCGGTTGTTACGGCCATGGCCCATGTGATTGTCACCGAAGGTCTTGCGAACGAGGCCTATATCCGCGAGCGCTGCGATTGGGATGAGTTCGAGGATTACGCAGAATTTATTTCTGACCCGCGCCATAGCCCCGAGGCGGTTGAGGCCTTGACGGGTGTGCCTGCTGCGGAACTCAGCGCCGCAGCGCGCCTATATGCAACGGGCGGTAATGGGGCGATTTATTACGGCTTGGGTGTCACGGAGCATTCCCAAGGCTCGACCACAGTGATGGGGATCGCCAATTTGGCGATGCTTACGGGCAATGTGGGCCGCGAAGGGGTGGGTGTGAACCCGCTGCGTGGGCAAAATAACGTGCAAGGCTCGTGTGATATGGGGTCTTTCCCGCATGAATTGCCGGGCTATCGCCATGTCAAAAACGCCGATGTGCGCGCTATTTTTGAACAAGCTTGGGGTGTTGAGATTGACCCAGAGCCGGGCCTGCGCATTCCCAATATGTTGGATGCGGCAGTGGCGGGTAAGTTTAAAGGGCTTTACTGCCAAGGCGAAGATATCCTTCAGTCTGACCCAGATACCAAACATGTCGCGGCAGGCTTGGCCGCGATGGACTGCGTGATCGTGCATGATCTTTTCTTGAACGAAACTGCGAATTACGCCCATGTTTTCTTGCCTGGCTCAACCTTCCTTGAGAAAGATGGCACCTTCACCAATGCTGAGCGCCGCATCAACCGCGTGCGCGAAGTCATGGCGCCAAAGGCAGGGATGGCTGATTGGGAAGTAACGCAAGCCTTGGCCAATGCCATGGGGGCTGGGTGGAACTATACGCACCCGTCTCAAATCATGGAGGAAATTGCCGCCACCACCCCAAGCTTTGCTGGCGTTGATTATGCGGTGCTTGAGGAAAAAGGCAGCGTGCAATGGCCGTGCAATGAGGCAAACCCAGAGGGCACGCCATTGATGCATGTCGATGGGTTTGTGCGTGGCAAGGGGCGCTTTATTCTGACTGAATATGTTGCCACCGATGAGCGCACAGGGCCGCGCTTCCCGCTTTTGCTGACCACAGGGCGTATCTTGAGCCAGTATAATGTGGGGGCGCAGACACGGCGCACGGAAAACACCGTCTGGCATGAGGAGGATGTGTTGGAAATCCATCCCCATGACGCAGAAACACGCGGGATCAAGGAGGGCGATTACGTCAAGCTGGCCTCGCGGTCAGGCGAGACATCCCTGCGCGCCAAGATCACTGATCGCGTCAGCCCAGGTGTGGTCTATACAACCTTCCACCACCCGCAGACGCAGGCCAATGTGATCACCACCGATTTCTCGGATTGGGCCACGAATTGCCCTGAATATAAGGTGACAGCGGTACAAGTGTCGCAATCAAATGGCCCGACTGAATGGCAAGAAAGCTATGAGGCGCAGGCCAAGGCGGCGCGGCGTATCCTGCCAGCGGCGGAATAG